In one window of Deltaproteobacteria bacterium CG2_30_66_27 DNA:
- a CDS encoding LL-diaminopimelate aminotransferase, translated as MARVNEHYLKLKAGYLFPEIGRRVRAFAAANPSAKVIRLGIGDVTRPLPPAVLSAFHDAVSELGDEKTFMGYGPEQGYDFLIDTLIERAYAPLGVRLQRSEIFISDGSKCDTANILDIFSLDNKVAIGDPVYPVYNDTNVMIGRSGPADEHGYYRGIVYLPCTETNGFFPDLPKEKVDIVYLCSPNNPTGTVATKSQLKSWVDYALANDAVIFFDAAYEAFITEPGYPHSIYEIEGAKRCAVEFRSFSKTAGFTGVRCASTVVPEVVTANSPGGERVALNKLWNRRQTTKFNGVSYPVQRAAAAVYSEEGWRQTKATVDYYMENAKIIREVLAGAGLTVYGGVNAPYIWLKTPGGISSWDFFDRLLTECNVVGTPGSGFGPSGEGFFRLSAFGNRDNVVEAVRRIRRNLR; from the coding sequence ATGGCACGGGTCAACGAGCATTACCTCAAGCTGAAAGCCGGGTACCTGTTCCCGGAGATCGGGCGCCGGGTCCGTGCTTTCGCCGCGGCGAACCCTTCCGCGAAGGTCATCCGGCTCGGGATCGGCGACGTCACGCGTCCGCTGCCCCCCGCGGTCCTGTCGGCGTTCCACGACGCCGTCTCCGAGCTCGGCGACGAGAAGACGTTCATGGGGTACGGTCCCGAGCAGGGGTACGACTTTCTCATCGACACGCTGATCGAACGGGCGTACGCGCCGCTGGGCGTCCGCCTCCAGCGGAGCGAAATCTTCATCTCGGACGGATCGAAGTGCGACACCGCGAACATCCTCGACATCTTTTCCCTCGACAACAAGGTGGCGATCGGAGACCCGGTCTACCCGGTCTACAACGACACGAACGTGATGATCGGGCGCTCCGGGCCTGCCGACGAGCACGGCTACTACCGGGGGATCGTCTACCTTCCGTGCACCGAGACGAACGGCTTCTTCCCCGACCTTCCGAAGGAGAAGGTCGACATCGTCTACCTCTGCTCCCCCAACAACCCGACGGGCACGGTCGCGACGAAGTCGCAGCTGAAAAGCTGGGTCGACTACGCCCTCGCCAACGATGCGGTGATCTTCTTCGACGCGGCGTACGAGGCGTTCATCACGGAGCCCGGCTATCCCCACTCCATCTACGAGATCGAGGGCGCGAAGCGGTGCGCCGTCGAGTTCCGCTCCTTCTCCAAGACCGCCGGCTTCACCGGCGTGCGGTGCGCGTCGACCGTGGTGCCGGAGGTGGTGACGGCGAACAGTCCGGGCGGCGAGCGGGTGGCGCTCAACAAGCTGTGGAACCGGCGGCAGACGACGAAGTTCAACGGCGTCTCCTACCCGGTTCAAAGGGCCGCGGCGGCGGTCTACTCCGAGGAGGGGTGGCGGCAGACGAAGGCGACCGTCGACTACTACATGGAAAACGCGAAGATCATCCGGGAGGTGCTTGCGGGCGCGGGGCTCACCGTTTACGGCGGCGTCAACGCCCCCTACATCTGGCTGAAGACCCCGGGGGGGATCTCCTCGTGGGACTTTTTCGACCGCCTTCTCACGGAGTGCAACGTGGTCGGGACGCCCGGCAGCGGGTTCGGGCCGTCGGGCGAGGGATTCTTCCGGCTGTCGGCCTTCGGCAACCGCGACAACGTGGTGGAAGCGGTGAGGCGGATCCGGAGGAACCTGCGCTAG
- a CDS encoding translation initiation factor IF-1, translating to MAKDDLANLEGTVTEARGGGNFVVKLENGHTLTAKLGGAMRRFRIRVISGDRVTIGVSPYDPTHGLILYRHKN from the coding sequence TTGGCAAAGGACGATCTGGCGAATCTCGAAGGAACCGTGACCGAGGCCCGGGGCGGCGGTAATTTCGTCGTCAAGCTCGAAAACGGCCATACGCTCACGGCGAAGCTCGGCGGCGCCATGCGCCGGTTCCGGATCCGCGTCATCTCGGGGGACCGCGTGACGATCGGCGTTTCCCCCTACGACCCGACCCACGGCCTCATCCTCTACCGCCACAAGAACTGA
- a CDS encoding HAD family hydrolase: MPEAVLFDFDGILVDSEPMHYRAFTEVLDPLGMGFPWKEYVEIYMGFDDRDAFREAFRAKGIDLDDATLATLVAAKSGAFLRGLRDGVTAYPGAVPMIESLHAAGRPLALCSGALRSDIDPILTKLGVARRFDVIVSADDVRRSKPDPESYALAFRRLSGAYPTSLTVPGKSIAVEDTPAGIRSAKGAGLRVLAVTNSYDAGDLAEADWIVDSLENVRFEG; encoded by the coding sequence ATGCCCGAAGCGGTCCTGTTCGATTTCGACGGGATTCTCGTCGACAGCGAACCGATGCATTACCGGGCGTTCACCGAGGTTCTCGATCCGCTCGGGATGGGGTTCCCGTGGAAGGAGTACGTCGAGATCTACATGGGGTTCGACGACCGCGACGCCTTCCGGGAGGCGTTCCGGGCGAAGGGGATCGACCTCGACGACGCGACCCTCGCGACCCTCGTCGCCGCGAAGTCCGGGGCGTTCCTTCGCGGCCTGCGCGACGGGGTGACCGCCTACCCGGGAGCCGTCCCCATGATCGAGTCCCTGCACGCGGCCGGACGCCCGCTGGCCCTGTGCAGCGGCGCGCTTCGTTCCGACATCGACCCGATCCTCACGAAATTGGGCGTCGCCCGCCGCTTCGACGTGATCGTTTCCGCCGACGATGTCCGGAGGAGCAAGCCCGATCCGGAAAGCTACGCGCTCGCCTTTCGGAGACTGTCCGGGGCATACCCGACCTCGCTGACGGTCCCGGGGAAATCGATCGCGGTCGAGGACACCCCCGCCGGGATCCGGTCCGCGAAGGGGGCGGGACTCCGGGTGCTCGCCGTCACCAACAGCTACGATGCGGGAGACCTCGCCGAAGCCGACTGGATCGTCGATTCGCTGGAGAACGTCCGCTTCGAGGGGTGA